The Flexivirga oryzae genome has a segment encoding these proteins:
- a CDS encoding MFS transporter codes for MPDVELSRGRRFGVLAICCMSLFIVGIDSTGVNLAIPSIGRQLGASDSQLQWVIDAYTLVLASLLMLSGSTGDRLGRRRVFQIGLVLFGIGSICCSLALSPGLLIGARMLQAVGGSMLNPVAMSIITNTFRDPRERAQAIGMWGGVIGLSMALGPVIGGALVAGIGWRAIFWINVPVVVAAVLLTQLFVPESRADRVRRLDPVAQGLVIVMLAAVTYAIIEGGSQGWGSIVIVACFALTVVAVAALIGWELHREEPLLDPRFFRSIPFSGAVVSAVVGFCAMAGFLFLNTLYLQDVRGMSALHAGLMTLPMAVSVALFAPVSGRIVGDHGVRVPMCISGLGIGLSAVMLLRIDNTTSLVYLGVAYLLFGIGFGMLNAPITNSAMAGMPRQQAGVAAAIASTSRQVGGSLGVAVLPAIAFGHMHGDMTHGLAVATHPAWVVMLACAVVLFLLGFVLTGGVALRSGQRVAVELGSS; via the coding sequence ATGCCTGATGTCGAACTCTCGCGCGGCCGCCGCTTCGGGGTGCTGGCGATCTGCTGCATGAGCCTGTTCATCGTCGGCATCGACTCCACCGGCGTGAACCTGGCCATTCCGTCGATCGGACGGCAACTGGGAGCCAGCGACTCACAACTGCAATGGGTCATCGATGCCTACACGCTGGTGCTGGCCAGTCTGCTGATGCTCTCCGGATCGACCGGTGACCGGCTCGGTCGCCGACGGGTGTTCCAGATCGGGCTGGTGCTCTTCGGCATCGGGTCGATCTGCTGTTCCCTGGCACTCAGCCCGGGTCTGCTGATCGGCGCTCGGATGCTGCAGGCCGTCGGTGGGTCGATGCTCAACCCGGTCGCGATGTCCATCATCACCAATACATTCCGCGATCCTCGCGAACGCGCGCAGGCGATCGGCATGTGGGGTGGCGTCATCGGACTGTCCATGGCGCTCGGTCCGGTGATCGGTGGCGCGTTGGTCGCCGGCATCGGCTGGCGCGCGATCTTCTGGATCAACGTTCCAGTCGTCGTCGCCGCCGTGCTGCTGACTCAGCTGTTCGTGCCCGAGTCGCGTGCCGATCGGGTGCGCCGCCTGGACCCCGTGGCGCAGGGCCTGGTGATCGTGATGTTGGCGGCGGTCACCTACGCGATCATCGAAGGCGGTTCGCAGGGCTGGGGCTCGATCGTGATCGTGGCGTGTTTCGCGCTGACCGTGGTTGCGGTTGCCGCGTTGATCGGCTGGGAGCTGCACCGGGAGGAGCCGCTGCTCGATCCGCGGTTCTTCCGGAGCATCCCGTTCAGCGGAGCGGTGGTCTCCGCGGTGGTCGGGTTCTGCGCGATGGCCGGCTTCCTCTTCCTGAACACGCTGTATCTGCAGGACGTTCGGGGCATGTCGGCGCTGCACGCCGGGCTGATGACGTTGCCCATGGCGGTGTCGGTCGCGTTGTTCGCACCCGTGTCGGGTCGCATCGTCGGCGACCACGGGGTGCGCGTGCCGATGTGCATCTCCGGTCTCGGCATCGGTCTCAGTGCGGTGATGTTGCTGCGGATCGACAACACCACGAGTCTGGTCTACCTCGGTGTCGCCTACCTGCTCTTCGGCATCGGCTTCGGCATGCTCAACGCTCCCATCACGAACTCCGCGATGGCGGGTATGCCGCGGCAGCAGGCGGGCGTTGCGGCGGCTATCGCCTCCACCAGCCGCCAGGTCGGCGGATCGCTCGGCGTTGCAGTGCTACCCGCGATCGCGTTCGGGCACATGCACGGGGACATGACCCATGGCCTGGCCGTCGCGACGCATCCCGCGTGGGTCGTCATGCTGGCGTGCGCGGTGGTGCTGTTCCTGCTCGGCTTCGTCCTCACCGGCGGAGTGGCGTTGCGCTCGGGGCAGCGGGTGGCCGTCGAGCTGGGCAGCTCCTGA
- a CDS encoding ABC transporter substrate-binding protein gives MSNLTRRGLVGAAGGAALATGLAACAGTGSDSSDKGGGGDSNTIDFWSNHPGTSTAVEKKIIAAFEKKYPDLKVKLTDAGKDYEEVGQKFNAALAGGNLPDVIVTSDVTWFNFALNNRFVDIGALFKKHGLSTDDYVDGLYADYQYDGKHYAIPYARSTVLFMYNKDAFKKAGLPDRSPKSWDEFTQWAPKLNAAMGSGKHALILDDGADYLDWTFQSIAWTYGGGYSKGWKPTFTDPNTVKAAKVLQGWAKNGYVKTSADSASDFGAGLGAVLLESTGNLGGLTDLKFELGAGFVPAPGGKKCCPTGGAGVAIPSGISAARQANAAKFVEFLTNPENTVLFTQATGYMPVRKSALKLPDEVAYLKKNPNFKVAVNQLPKTRPQDYARVFVPGGGADIGQALDKIVAGSDVESTMKALDATITKSYNSQVKPKLKA, from the coding sequence ATGTCCAACCTGACACGCCGCGGGCTCGTCGGAGCAGCGGGTGGCGCGGCACTGGCCACCGGTCTGGCGGCCTGCGCCGGCACCGGCTCGGACTCGTCCGACAAGGGTGGCGGCGGCGACTCCAACACCATCGACTTCTGGAGCAACCACCCGGGCACCTCGACCGCCGTCGAGAAGAAGATCATCGCCGCCTTCGAGAAGAAGTACCCGGACCTGAAGGTCAAGCTGACCGACGCCGGTAAGGACTACGAAGAGGTCGGGCAGAAGTTCAACGCCGCGCTCGCCGGTGGCAACCTGCCGGACGTGATCGTCACCTCCGACGTCACCTGGTTCAACTTCGCGCTCAACAACCGCTTCGTCGACATCGGCGCCCTGTTCAAGAAGCACGGGCTGTCCACCGACGACTACGTCGACGGCCTCTACGCCGACTACCAGTACGACGGCAAGCACTACGCGATTCCCTACGCCCGCTCGACGGTGCTGTTCATGTACAACAAGGACGCCTTCAAGAAGGCCGGCCTGCCGGACCGCTCGCCGAAGTCGTGGGACGAGTTCACCCAGTGGGCGCCGAAGCTGAACGCCGCCATGGGCAGCGGCAAGCACGCGCTGATCCTCGACGACGGAGCCGACTACCTGGACTGGACCTTCCAGTCCATCGCGTGGACGTACGGCGGCGGCTACTCCAAGGGATGGAAGCCGACCTTCACCGACCCGAACACGGTCAAGGCCGCCAAGGTGCTGCAGGGCTGGGCGAAGAACGGTTACGTGAAGACCTCGGCGGACTCGGCGAGCGACTTCGGTGCCGGCCTGGGCGCAGTCCTGCTGGAGTCCACCGGAAACCTCGGCGGGCTCACCGACCTCAAGTTCGAACTGGGAGCCGGGTTCGTCCCCGCCCCGGGCGGGAAGAAGTGCTGCCCGACGGGTGGCGCCGGCGTCGCCATACCCTCCGGCATCTCCGCGGCGCGTCAGGCGAACGCCGCGAAGTTCGTGGAGTTCCTGACCAACCCCGAGAACACCGTGCTGTTCACCCAGGCGACCGGATACATGCCGGTGCGCAAGTCGGCACTGAAGCTGCCGGACGAGGTGGCCTACCTGAAGAAGAACCCCAACTTCAAGGTTGCCGTCAACCAGCTGCCGAAGACCCGGCCGCAGGACTACGCCCGGGTCTTCGTGCCCGGCGGTGGGGCGGACATCGGCCAGGCGCTGGACAAGATCGTCGCGGGTTCGGACGTCGAGTCGACGATGAAGGCGCTCGACGCGACCATCACCAAGTCGTACAACTCGCAGGTGAAGCCGAAGCTCAAGGCCTGA
- a CDS encoding GNAT family N-acetyltransferase, which translates to MSTVLTDRLRLEPVSLDSADDLHLVLTDPAVWPWYAERCPTRSEVRTLASRMADGWRLHGVHKLIAYDRSTREVIGRGGLSRTPVDADWAQVHRFLPQEPCALEPYRTKEPFVAHANWLELGWAVRERFWGHGYAAEIGRAGLAFAFDRLQMRAVVSCTARSNVRSSAVMERIGMSYAGEVRSPGVVPGSPARDETAFATCVLLRGQWGVGSGR; encoded by the coding sequence ATGAGCACCGTTCTGACGGATCGCCTTCGGTTGGAACCGGTTTCGCTGGACAGCGCCGACGACCTGCACCTCGTGCTCACCGACCCGGCCGTCTGGCCGTGGTACGCCGAACGCTGCCCGACCCGCAGTGAGGTGCGCACGCTGGCGAGTCGTATGGCGGACGGGTGGCGGCTGCACGGCGTCCACAAGTTGATTGCCTACGACCGGTCGACGAGGGAGGTCATCGGCCGCGGAGGACTGTCGCGCACACCGGTCGACGCGGACTGGGCGCAGGTCCATCGGTTCCTTCCGCAGGAACCGTGCGCGCTCGAGCCGTACCGCACGAAGGAGCCGTTCGTCGCGCACGCGAACTGGTTGGAGCTGGGATGGGCCGTCCGGGAACGGTTCTGGGGACACGGATATGCGGCTGAGATCGGTCGCGCCGGTCTGGCGTTCGCTTTCGATCGGCTGCAGATGCGTGCCGTGGTCTCGTGCACAGCGCGTAGCAACGTGCGGTCGAGCGCAGTGATGGAGCGTATCGGGATGTCGTACGCCGGTGAGGTACGCAGCCCCGGCGTCGTCCCGGGCAGCCCGGCGCGCGACGAGACGGCGTTCGCCACGTGCGTGCTGCTGCGCGGCCAGTGGGGGGTGGGGTCGGGTCGCTGA
- a CDS encoding chloride channel protein — protein sequence MLAILVVGVVAGVSGALLTLLLHLTQHAVFGVVGTSFAQEVREAPPLRRLLGMAVAGGVVGVAWWQLRRRFDVVTVRTALADPPARLPLRSTTLDAVTQIVAVGAGASLGREGAPRQLAAALAEVISARLGLDAQHRRVLLGCAAGAGLAALYNAPVAGGLFTVEIVLATVDYVAISAAGLSSCIAVVVAWPVVGRSAIYQLGTHTTAPGVWLWAVLAGPICTVAGRGFVRLMDVARRGGPQRPTRVLPLHVTGAMAVVGAVAMVLPGVTGNGKSVLEALVGRGGLSAGVLVALLIAKPLVTALCLRGGLVGGLITPSMATGGSLGALVAVLLGHTQGGVTMIVCAMVGAAAMLATTQRAPVMAGAFMLEISQSPPALWAPVAIAVCGVWLTNRWWPARK from the coding sequence GTGCTCGCGATCCTCGTGGTCGGTGTGGTCGCGGGCGTCAGCGGTGCGCTGCTCACCTTGTTGCTGCACCTCACGCAGCACGCGGTGTTCGGGGTCGTGGGTACCTCGTTCGCCCAGGAGGTCCGGGAGGCGCCGCCACTGCGTCGCCTGCTCGGTATGGCGGTCGCCGGTGGCGTCGTCGGCGTCGCGTGGTGGCAGCTGCGCCGGCGGTTCGACGTGGTGACGGTCCGGACCGCGCTGGCTGATCCACCGGCTCGCCTCCCGCTCCGGTCGACCACGTTGGACGCGGTGACGCAGATCGTGGCGGTCGGCGCGGGTGCCTCGTTGGGCAGAGAAGGTGCGCCGCGCCAGTTAGCCGCGGCGCTGGCCGAGGTGATCAGTGCACGGCTCGGCCTGGACGCGCAGCACCGGCGCGTCCTGCTCGGCTGCGCGGCAGGTGCCGGCCTCGCGGCGCTCTACAACGCTCCAGTGGCGGGCGGACTGTTCACGGTCGAGATCGTCCTGGCGACAGTCGATTACGTGGCGATCTCGGCTGCTGGGCTGTCTTCGTGCATCGCCGTCGTCGTGGCATGGCCGGTGGTGGGCCGCAGCGCGATCTACCAACTCGGCACCCACACCACTGCGCCGGGCGTCTGGCTCTGGGCCGTGCTCGCGGGGCCGATCTGCACGGTTGCCGGGCGAGGTTTCGTCCGGCTGATGGACGTGGCGCGGCGCGGCGGTCCACAGCGGCCGACCCGCGTCCTTCCGCTGCACGTCACGGGCGCGATGGCGGTGGTCGGTGCGGTCGCCATGGTCCTGCCCGGGGTGACCGGCAACGGCAAGAGCGTGTTGGAGGCCCTGGTCGGCCGGGGCGGCCTGTCGGCGGGTGTCCTGGTGGCCCTGCTCATCGCCAAGCCTCTGGTGACGGCCCTCTGCCTGCGAGGCGGCCTGGTCGGCGGCCTGATCACGCCGTCCATGGCCACCGGCGGTTCGCTCGGTGCGTTGGTCGCCGTGTTGCTCGGGCACACGCAGGGCGGGGTGACGATGATCGTGTGCGCCATGGTCGGCGCCGCCGCGATGCTCGCCACGACCCAACGGGCGCCGGTCATGGCCGGCGCGTTCATGCTCGAGATATCCCAGTCACCGCCGGCACTGTGGGCCCCTGTTGCCATCGCCGTCTGCGGTGTGTGGTTGACGAACAGGTGGTGGCCGGCGCGAAAATAG
- a CDS encoding ABC transporter ATP-binding protein has protein sequence MASVYFDGATRLHKGNSKPSVDRVTLDIQDGEFLVLVGPSGCGKSTTLRMLAGLEPVDKGRVLIDGHDQKGVRPRDRDVAMVFQSYALYPNMSAEENMAFALRNAGMGKAEAHQRVVEAAEILELAPLLKRKPGQMSGGQRQRVAMGRAIVRNPKVFCMDEPLSNLDAKLRVSTRAQIAALQRRLGVTTVYVTHDQTEAMTMGHRVAVLQDGVLQQVDTPEELYDRPRNTFVAGFIGSPAINLIDAGVRDGRAEFFGASVPLEREQGGSAERVTIGVRPESWTISDALHKDGVALKVDMVESLGAEVFVYGEPEVGGDAPRLTVRTDKKHRPEVGDIVRVTPAAEEVHVFDAATGDRL, from the coding sequence ATGGCATCGGTGTATTTCGACGGGGCGACCCGACTGCACAAGGGCAATTCGAAGCCGTCGGTGGACCGCGTGACGCTGGACATCCAGGACGGCGAATTCCTGGTGCTGGTCGGGCCGTCCGGTTGTGGGAAGTCGACCACGCTGCGGATGCTCGCCGGCCTGGAGCCGGTCGACAAGGGCCGGGTGCTGATCGACGGGCACGACCAGAAGGGCGTGCGGCCGCGGGACCGGGACGTGGCGATGGTGTTCCAGAGTTACGCCCTCTACCCGAACATGAGCGCCGAGGAGAACATGGCGTTCGCCCTGCGCAACGCCGGTATGGGCAAGGCCGAGGCGCACCAACGCGTCGTGGAGGCAGCCGAGATCCTGGAACTCGCCCCGTTGCTGAAACGCAAACCGGGGCAGATGTCCGGCGGCCAGCGGCAGCGTGTGGCGATGGGTCGCGCGATCGTGCGCAACCCGAAGGTGTTCTGCATGGACGAGCCGCTGTCCAACCTGGACGCGAAGCTGCGGGTCTCGACGCGCGCCCAGATCGCCGCGCTGCAGCGGCGTCTCGGGGTCACCACGGTCTACGTGACGCACGACCAGACCGAGGCGATGACGATGGGACACCGTGTCGCCGTGCTGCAGGACGGGGTGCTGCAACAGGTCGACACACCGGAGGAGCTCTACGACCGTCCCCGCAACACGTTCGTCGCGGGTTTCATCGGCTCGCCGGCGATCAACCTCATCGACGCCGGAGTCCGCGACGGACGAGCCGAATTCTTCGGTGCTTCAGTGCCGTTGGAGCGCGAACAGGGAGGTTCGGCGGAACGCGTGACGATCGGTGTCCGGCCCGAGTCGTGGACCATCAGCGACGCACTCCACAAGGACGGCGTCGCGCTCAAGGTCGACATGGTCGAGTCGCTCGGTGCGGAAGTCTTCGTGTACGGCGAGCCGGAGGTGGGCGGTGACGCGCCACGGCTCACCGTGCGCACCGACAAGAAGCACCGCCCCGAGGTCGGTGACATCGTGCGGGTCACTCCGGCCGCCGAGGAGGTGCACGTCTTCGACGCAGCTACGGGCGATCGGCTCTGA
- a CDS encoding threonine/serine ThrE exporter family protein, translating to MTDSTREVLLRMGSALLAGGAPVPDVEWQVTLLARRLGAPGVRVAATPTGLFAGLSAEDSVGFEPVTGTLRFEQVTLVQDVYDRLMRGAVAIPSAIRELDAIAALPPSRPVWLSDLAMIAIGTGICAILQPTWRDLVTAAGSSLVVALLVMVGRRVTVVRTLLPLLASFAVGVLVLLVAQHWPLHGTLRTMVASFAVLLPGSMIVTGMSEIASGAAVAGTSRLVSGVMQLVLFAVGLFAAVAVTGDQLSALTNVRAQDLGPLAPYIGVAVIGCGIVVNVAASRAAIPWIFVVLALTFATQSIVQAGSGLILGALAGATVAGLAAAIVHRLSGRPLRLVVFLPAFWLLVPGSLGLLSTTELATGQAGFNAATIAIGSVVAVATGTLIGSAAGHALDRLLDPADTRDIQAVDLTDVDRI from the coding sequence ATGACGGACTCGACGCGTGAGGTGCTGCTGCGGATGGGCAGCGCTCTGCTCGCCGGTGGTGCGCCGGTGCCGGACGTCGAGTGGCAGGTGACGCTGTTGGCGCGCCGCCTCGGTGCGCCCGGCGTGCGGGTCGCGGCCACCCCGACCGGGCTGTTCGCCGGGCTGAGCGCCGAGGACAGCGTCGGCTTCGAACCCGTCACGGGGACCTTGCGGTTCGAGCAGGTCACCCTCGTCCAGGACGTCTACGACCGGCTGATGCGCGGAGCTGTCGCCATACCCTCGGCGATCCGCGAACTGGACGCGATCGCGGCCCTGCCGCCCTCGCGCCCGGTCTGGCTGAGTGACCTGGCGATGATCGCGATCGGCACGGGCATCTGCGCGATCCTGCAGCCCACCTGGCGCGACCTGGTCACCGCCGCGGGTAGTTCGCTGGTCGTGGCACTGCTCGTGATGGTCGGTCGCCGGGTGACCGTCGTCCGCACGCTGCTTCCGTTGCTCGCCTCGTTCGCGGTCGGCGTGCTGGTGCTGCTGGTGGCGCAGCACTGGCCCCTGCACGGGACGTTGCGGACGATGGTCGCGTCCTTCGCGGTGTTGTTGCCCGGCTCGATGATCGTCACAGGTATGTCGGAGATCGCCTCGGGGGCGGCGGTCGCGGGTACCTCGCGCCTGGTGTCGGGAGTGATGCAACTCGTGCTCTTCGCGGTCGGCCTCTTCGCGGCGGTCGCCGTCACCGGCGATCAGCTGTCTGCGTTGACCAACGTGCGAGCCCAGGACCTCGGACCGCTGGCGCCATACATCGGGGTCGCCGTGATCGGCTGCGGCATCGTCGTCAACGTCGCAGCCTCCCGCGCTGCGATCCCCTGGATCTTCGTCGTGCTGGCGCTCACGTTCGCGACCCAGTCGATCGTGCAGGCCGGCAGCGGGCTCATCCTCGGGGCGCTGGCCGGGGCCACCGTGGCCGGACTCGCCGCCGCCATCGTGCACCGCCTCTCCGGCCGCCCGCTCCGGCTGGTGGTCTTCCTGCCGGCGTTCTGGCTGCTCGTGCCCGGCAGCCTCGGCCTGCTGAGCACGACCGAACTCGCAACCGGGCAGGCGGGATTCAACGCCGCGACCATCGCGATCGGCTCCGTCGTCGCCGTCGCCACGGGAACGCTCATCGGCAGCGCAGCAGGACATGCGCTCGACCGGTTGCTCGACCCGGCGGACACACGGGACATTCAGGCCGTCGACCTCACGGACGTTGATCGCATCTAG
- a CDS encoding carbohydrate ABC transporter permease, with protein sequence MTDQAVTGVDVDEQPTGAHNAEAASFGGIGMQLAGYVAMFLVFLLVAAPLFWIVITSFKERPDIYTQPAQWLPAHPTTDGYHSATTQIEFWHYFRNSVIITAILSIAKIILGVISAYALSLLRFPGRNLLFLIIIAALMVPNQITVISNYALVSQLGWRNTYQGIILPLAGVAFGTFLMRNQFLSVPGEIIEAARLDGAGPLKMLWRVVLPMSWPTLIAFSIITVVNEWNEYLWPFLMSDDSRTGTLPIGLTHLQNTDGITNWGPVMAATVLAMLPVLIVFLALQRHMIKGLTAGAVKG encoded by the coding sequence GGGATGCAGCTCGCCGGCTACGTCGCGATGTTCCTGGTGTTCCTGCTCGTTGCCGCGCCGCTGTTCTGGATCGTGATCACGTCGTTCAAGGAGCGACCGGACATCTACACGCAGCCGGCGCAGTGGTTGCCGGCGCACCCCACCACCGACGGCTACCACTCGGCGACCACCCAGATCGAGTTCTGGCACTACTTCCGCAACTCGGTCATCATCACCGCCATCCTGTCGATCGCCAAGATCATCCTCGGCGTCATCAGTGCATACGCCTTGTCACTGCTGCGTTTCCCCGGCCGCAACCTGCTGTTCCTGATCATCATCGCGGCCCTCATGGTCCCCAACCAGATCACCGTGATCTCCAACTACGCGCTGGTCAGCCAGCTGGGCTGGCGCAACACCTACCAGGGGATCATCCTGCCGCTGGCAGGGGTCGCGTTCGGCACCTTCCTGATGCGCAACCAGTTCCTCTCGGTCCCGGGCGAGATCATCGAGGCGGCCCGCCTCGACGGTGCCGGACCGCTGAAGATGCTCTGGCGCGTCGTGCTCCCGATGTCCTGGCCGACGCTGATCGCGTTCTCGATCATCACCGTCGTCAACGAGTGGAACGAATACCTGTGGCCGTTCCTGATGTCCGACGACAGCCGCACCGGCACCCTGCCGATCGGGCTGACCCACCTGCAGAACACCGACGGCATCACCAACTGGGGACCGGTCATGGCGGCAACGGTGCTCGCCATGCTCCCGGTGCTGATCGTCTTCCTCGCACTTCAACGACACATGATCAAGGGCCTCACGGCCGGCGCGGTCAAGGGCTGA
- a CDS encoding MarR family transcriptional regulator — protein sequence MQPTKTTPVGVWLNLAALVMDNKWLVRDLLQDRTGGMPWNGYRVLRRVEREPMSQGELAERMDIDAPAASVLVTDLVGRGYVERVTDPGDGRRKLVRITGAGRGLLEGLRSAADVIPPPVSTLTLSERRELTRLIEKMREASEHA from the coding sequence GTGCAACCAACTAAAACCACGCCGGTCGGTGTCTGGCTGAACCTGGCGGCGCTGGTGATGGACAACAAGTGGCTGGTCCGGGATCTGTTGCAGGACCGCACGGGTGGTATGCCGTGGAACGGCTATCGCGTGCTGCGCCGGGTCGAGCGGGAGCCGATGTCCCAGGGCGAGCTCGCCGAGCGCATGGACATCGACGCACCGGCCGCGTCGGTGCTGGTGACCGATCTGGTCGGCCGGGGGTATGTCGAGCGTGTCACGGATCCGGGTGACGGCCGCCGCAAGCTGGTGCGCATCACCGGTGCCGGCCGAGGCCTCCTCGAGGGTCTGCGGTCGGCCGCGGACGTCATACCACCCCCGGTGTCGACCCTCACGCTGAGCGAGCGCCGTGAACTGACCCGACTGATCGAGAAGATGCGGGAGGCGAGCGAGCATGCCTGA
- a CDS encoding lipoate--protein ligase family protein — protein MRGEYKVPGGKLVAVDVEVESGRLAGVSVSGDFFLEPDEALEDIDAALTGMPADASVDQLAGAITGALDPGVSLIGFSADAVGVAVRRALGKATGWDDHTFDVIPATVLPPVEHVALDEVIAHEVAAGTRPPTLRFWDWDSPLVVIGSFQSYRNEIDPEGAARHGIDVVRRVSGGGAMFMEPGNCITYSLVVPSSMVEGLSFERSYAFLDEWVMAALAEVGVNAHYVPLNDIASDKGKIAGAAQKRFADGAVLHHVTMAYDIDADKMLEVLRIGREKMSDKGTKSANKRVDPMRSQTGLPREQILETFTKSFLASYRSRLSAYTDDELTEARRLVDEKFGTAEWTHRVA, from the coding sequence ATGCGCGGTGAGTACAAGGTCCCCGGCGGCAAACTCGTCGCCGTCGACGTCGAGGTCGAATCAGGCCGGTTGGCAGGTGTTTCGGTGTCGGGCGACTTCTTCCTCGAGCCCGACGAAGCACTGGAGGACATCGACGCGGCACTGACGGGCATGCCCGCGGACGCCTCCGTCGACCAGTTGGCCGGTGCCATCACCGGTGCCCTCGACCCCGGGGTGAGCCTCATCGGCTTCAGCGCCGACGCGGTCGGCGTGGCGGTGCGTCGTGCGTTGGGCAAGGCGACCGGGTGGGACGACCACACGTTCGACGTCATACCGGCCACGGTCCTGCCACCGGTCGAACACGTCGCGCTCGACGAGGTCATCGCCCACGAGGTGGCTGCCGGCACGCGGCCGCCGACCCTGCGTTTCTGGGACTGGGACTCACCGCTGGTGGTCATCGGCTCGTTCCAGAGCTACCGCAACGAGATCGATCCGGAGGGTGCGGCACGGCACGGGATCGATGTTGTGCGAAGGGTTTCCGGCGGCGGAGCGATGTTCATGGAGCCCGGCAACTGCATCACCTACTCACTGGTGGTGCCGTCGTCGATGGTCGAAGGGCTGAGTTTCGAGCGCTCCTACGCCTTCCTCGACGAGTGGGTCATGGCCGCACTCGCGGAGGTCGGTGTCAACGCACACTACGTGCCGCTCAACGACATCGCGTCCGACAAGGGCAAGATCGCCGGTGCCGCGCAGAAGCGGTTCGCCGACGGCGCCGTGCTGCATCACGTGACGATGGCCTACGACATCGACGCCGACAAGATGCTGGAGGTGCTGCGCATCGGTCGCGAGAAGATGTCGGACAAGGGCACCAAGAGCGCGAACAAACGGGTGGACCCGATGCGTTCGCAGACCGGCCTGCCGCGCGAGCAGATCCTGGAGACCTTCACCAAGTCGTTCCTCGCGAGCTACCGCAGCCGGCTGTCGGCATACACCGACGACGAGCTGACCGAGGCCCGCCGCCTCGTCGACGAGAAGTTCGGCACCGCGGAGTGGACGCATCGCGTGGCATGA